The Microplitis mediator isolate UGA2020A chromosome 8, iyMicMedi2.1, whole genome shotgun sequence genome has a window encoding:
- the LOC130672825 gene encoding BTB/POZ domain-containing protein KCTD20 isoform X1: MRFIYPSDSNKEICGFEICSSSRWLRNKLKCYFAVSSIWADMSNPADRSNYLQDSSSDTETDCKETDGRGRFRVCKNNLSLSGPKPPKSCLAQQHHQLSDSRTGRWHSCESSGLRKNLNQRMRPAIGIGKNQPQNRESLVSGGLAGNMSSNQQPSDDRITLIVDNTRFILDPSLFTAHPNTMLGRMFSSGIDFAQPNDRGEYEVAEGISAMVFRAILEYYKGGIIRCPPTVTVQELREACDYLLVPFDANTVKCQNLRGLLHELSNEGARCQFEVFLEDLILPLMVNSARRGDRECHIVVLLEDDLVDWDEEYPPQMGEEYSQTVNSTAMYRFFKYIENRDVAKQVMKERGLKKIRLGIEGYPTYKEKIKKRAGGRAEVIYNYVQRPFIHMSWEKEEAKSRHVDFQCVKSKSVTNLAEATADPVLDAGGNTQPAEDIPQQEVIAVGSDPDAEGAMALLPDIDPRRLLPDDLL; this comes from the exons ATGCGATTTATTTACCCGAGCGACTCCAACAAAGAAATCTGCGGTTTTGAAATTTGCTCATCATCACGTTGGCTTCGGAACAAACTCAAGTGTTACTTTGCAGTGTCAAGTAT ttGGGCTGATATGTCAAATCCTGCTGACCGATCAAATTATCTCCAAGACAGTAGTAGTGATACCGAAACTGATTGCAAAGAAACTGATGGACGTGGAAGATTTCgtgtttgtaaaaataatttaag TCTTTCTGGTCCAAAACCCCCCAAGTCTTGTTTGGCACAGCAGCATCATCAACTCAGTGATAGTCGTACTGGTAGATGGCATTCATGTGAATCTAGTGggcttagaaaaaatttaaaccaaaG aaTGCGTCCAGCGATAGGAATTGGAAAGAACCAACCGCAGAACCGCGAGAGTCTCGTGAGCGGAGGACTGGCGGGAAATATGAGCAGCAACCAGCAGCCGAGTGATGATCGCATAACATTGATTGTCGATAACACCAGATTTATTTTGGACCCTTCGCTGTTTACTGCTCACCCCAACACGATGCTGGGTCGGATGTTCAGCTCCGGGATCGACTTTGCTCAGCCGAATGACCGCGGCGAGTACGAAGTCGCGGAGGGAATTTCCGCTATGGTATTTCGGGCGATATTGGAGTACTACAAGGGCGGGATTATCCGCTGCCCGCCTACAGTCACTGTCCAAGAGCTGAGAGAAGCTTGCGACTACCTCCTGGTACCTTTTGATGCCAATACTGTTAAGTGTCAGAATTTAA gagGATTGTTACATGAGTTGTCAAATGAAGGTGCTCGTTGTCAATTTGAAGTATTTCTTGAAGACTTAATACTGCCGCTGATGGTCAATAGTGCAAGACGTGGTGATCGTGAATGTCATATTGTTGTATTACTTGAAGATGATCTGGTTGACTGGGATGAAGAATACCCACCGCAAATGGGTGAAGAATATTCACAGa CGGTAAATAGCACAGCGATGTACCGTTTCTTCAAGTACATAGAAAACCGTGACGTAGCGAAGCAAGTAATGAAAGAACGaggtctaaaaaaaatccgtcTCGGTATCGAGGGTTACCCGacgtacaaagaaaaaataaagaagCGAGCTGGTGGACGTGCTGaggttatttataattacgtcCAGCGGCCTTTTATTCACATGTCTTGGGAAAAAGAGGAGGCCAAAAGCCGTCACGTGGACTTTCAGTGTGTAAAGTCCAAGTCGGTGACAAATCTAGCGGAAGCGACCGCTGACCCAGTGCTCGATGCCGGTGGCAACACACAACCCGCTGAAGACATACCCCAGCAGGAAGTTATTGCCGTCGGTTCTGATCCAGATGCCGAGGGCGCAATGGCTCTCCTGCCCGACATCGACCCTCGGCGACTTCTTCCCGACGATCTCTTGTGA
- the LOC130672825 gene encoding BTB/POZ domain-containing protein 10 isoform X2: MRFIYPSDSNKEICGFEICSSSRWLRNKLKCYFAVSSIWADMSNPADRSNYLQDSSSDTETDCKETDGRGRFRVCKNNLRMRPAIGIGKNQPQNRESLVSGGLAGNMSSNQQPSDDRITLIVDNTRFILDPSLFTAHPNTMLGRMFSSGIDFAQPNDRGEYEVAEGISAMVFRAILEYYKGGIIRCPPTVTVQELREACDYLLVPFDANTVKCQNLRGLLHELSNEGARCQFEVFLEDLILPLMVNSARRGDRECHIVVLLEDDLVDWDEEYPPQMGEEYSQTVNSTAMYRFFKYIENRDVAKQVMKERGLKKIRLGIEGYPTYKEKIKKRAGGRAEVIYNYVQRPFIHMSWEKEEAKSRHVDFQCVKSKSVTNLAEATADPVLDAGGNTQPAEDIPQQEVIAVGSDPDAEGAMALLPDIDPRRLLPDDLL, translated from the exons ATGCGATTTATTTACCCGAGCGACTCCAACAAAGAAATCTGCGGTTTTGAAATTTGCTCATCATCACGTTGGCTTCGGAACAAACTCAAGTGTTACTTTGCAGTGTCAAGTAT ttGGGCTGATATGTCAAATCCTGCTGACCGATCAAATTATCTCCAAGACAGTAGTAGTGATACCGAAACTGATTGCAAAGAAACTGATGGACGTGGAAGATTTCgtgtttgtaaaaataatttaag aaTGCGTCCAGCGATAGGAATTGGAAAGAACCAACCGCAGAACCGCGAGAGTCTCGTGAGCGGAGGACTGGCGGGAAATATGAGCAGCAACCAGCAGCCGAGTGATGATCGCATAACATTGATTGTCGATAACACCAGATTTATTTTGGACCCTTCGCTGTTTACTGCTCACCCCAACACGATGCTGGGTCGGATGTTCAGCTCCGGGATCGACTTTGCTCAGCCGAATGACCGCGGCGAGTACGAAGTCGCGGAGGGAATTTCCGCTATGGTATTTCGGGCGATATTGGAGTACTACAAGGGCGGGATTATCCGCTGCCCGCCTACAGTCACTGTCCAAGAGCTGAGAGAAGCTTGCGACTACCTCCTGGTACCTTTTGATGCCAATACTGTTAAGTGTCAGAATTTAA gagGATTGTTACATGAGTTGTCAAATGAAGGTGCTCGTTGTCAATTTGAAGTATTTCTTGAAGACTTAATACTGCCGCTGATGGTCAATAGTGCAAGACGTGGTGATCGTGAATGTCATATTGTTGTATTACTTGAAGATGATCTGGTTGACTGGGATGAAGAATACCCACCGCAAATGGGTGAAGAATATTCACAGa CGGTAAATAGCACAGCGATGTACCGTTTCTTCAAGTACATAGAAAACCGTGACGTAGCGAAGCAAGTAATGAAAGAACGaggtctaaaaaaaatccgtcTCGGTATCGAGGGTTACCCGacgtacaaagaaaaaataaagaagCGAGCTGGTGGACGTGCTGaggttatttataattacgtcCAGCGGCCTTTTATTCACATGTCTTGGGAAAAAGAGGAGGCCAAAAGCCGTCACGTGGACTTTCAGTGTGTAAAGTCCAAGTCGGTGACAAATCTAGCGGAAGCGACCGCTGACCCAGTGCTCGATGCCGGTGGCAACACACAACCCGCTGAAGACATACCCCAGCAGGAAGTTATTGCCGTCGGTTCTGATCCAGATGCCGAGGGCGCAATGGCTCTCCTGCCCGACATCGACCCTCGGCGACTTCTTCCCGACGATCTCTTGTGA
- the LOC130672825 gene encoding BTB/POZ domain-containing protein 10 isoform X3, whose amino-acid sequence MSNPADRSNYLQDSSSDTETDCKETDGRGRFRVCKNNLSLSGPKPPKSCLAQQHHQLSDSRTGRWHSCESSGLRKNLNQRMRPAIGIGKNQPQNRESLVSGGLAGNMSSNQQPSDDRITLIVDNTRFILDPSLFTAHPNTMLGRMFSSGIDFAQPNDRGEYEVAEGISAMVFRAILEYYKGGIIRCPPTVTVQELREACDYLLVPFDANTVKCQNLRGLLHELSNEGARCQFEVFLEDLILPLMVNSARRGDRECHIVVLLEDDLVDWDEEYPPQMGEEYSQTVNSTAMYRFFKYIENRDVAKQVMKERGLKKIRLGIEGYPTYKEKIKKRAGGRAEVIYNYVQRPFIHMSWEKEEAKSRHVDFQCVKSKSVTNLAEATADPVLDAGGNTQPAEDIPQQEVIAVGSDPDAEGAMALLPDIDPRRLLPDDLL is encoded by the exons ATGTCAAATCCTGCTGACCGATCAAATTATCTCCAAGACAGTAGTAGTGATACCGAAACTGATTGCAAAGAAACTGATGGACGTGGAAGATTTCgtgtttgtaaaaataatttaag TCTTTCTGGTCCAAAACCCCCCAAGTCTTGTTTGGCACAGCAGCATCATCAACTCAGTGATAGTCGTACTGGTAGATGGCATTCATGTGAATCTAGTGggcttagaaaaaatttaaaccaaaG aaTGCGTCCAGCGATAGGAATTGGAAAGAACCAACCGCAGAACCGCGAGAGTCTCGTGAGCGGAGGACTGGCGGGAAATATGAGCAGCAACCAGCAGCCGAGTGATGATCGCATAACATTGATTGTCGATAACACCAGATTTATTTTGGACCCTTCGCTGTTTACTGCTCACCCCAACACGATGCTGGGTCGGATGTTCAGCTCCGGGATCGACTTTGCTCAGCCGAATGACCGCGGCGAGTACGAAGTCGCGGAGGGAATTTCCGCTATGGTATTTCGGGCGATATTGGAGTACTACAAGGGCGGGATTATCCGCTGCCCGCCTACAGTCACTGTCCAAGAGCTGAGAGAAGCTTGCGACTACCTCCTGGTACCTTTTGATGCCAATACTGTTAAGTGTCAGAATTTAA gagGATTGTTACATGAGTTGTCAAATGAAGGTGCTCGTTGTCAATTTGAAGTATTTCTTGAAGACTTAATACTGCCGCTGATGGTCAATAGTGCAAGACGTGGTGATCGTGAATGTCATATTGTTGTATTACTTGAAGATGATCTGGTTGACTGGGATGAAGAATACCCACCGCAAATGGGTGAAGAATATTCACAGa CGGTAAATAGCACAGCGATGTACCGTTTCTTCAAGTACATAGAAAACCGTGACGTAGCGAAGCAAGTAATGAAAGAACGaggtctaaaaaaaatccgtcTCGGTATCGAGGGTTACCCGacgtacaaagaaaaaataaagaagCGAGCTGGTGGACGTGCTGaggttatttataattacgtcCAGCGGCCTTTTATTCACATGTCTTGGGAAAAAGAGGAGGCCAAAAGCCGTCACGTGGACTTTCAGTGTGTAAAGTCCAAGTCGGTGACAAATCTAGCGGAAGCGACCGCTGACCCAGTGCTCGATGCCGGTGGCAACACACAACCCGCTGAAGACATACCCCAGCAGGAAGTTATTGCCGTCGGTTCTGATCCAGATGCCGAGGGCGCAATGGCTCTCCTGCCCGACATCGACCCTCGGCGACTTCTTCCCGACGATCTCTTGTGA
- the LOC130672825 gene encoding BTB/POZ domain-containing protein 10 isoform X4 produces the protein MSNPADRSNYLQDSSSDTETDCKETDGRGRFRVCKNNLRMRPAIGIGKNQPQNRESLVSGGLAGNMSSNQQPSDDRITLIVDNTRFILDPSLFTAHPNTMLGRMFSSGIDFAQPNDRGEYEVAEGISAMVFRAILEYYKGGIIRCPPTVTVQELREACDYLLVPFDANTVKCQNLRGLLHELSNEGARCQFEVFLEDLILPLMVNSARRGDRECHIVVLLEDDLVDWDEEYPPQMGEEYSQTVNSTAMYRFFKYIENRDVAKQVMKERGLKKIRLGIEGYPTYKEKIKKRAGGRAEVIYNYVQRPFIHMSWEKEEAKSRHVDFQCVKSKSVTNLAEATADPVLDAGGNTQPAEDIPQQEVIAVGSDPDAEGAMALLPDIDPRRLLPDDLL, from the exons ATGTCAAATCCTGCTGACCGATCAAATTATCTCCAAGACAGTAGTAGTGATACCGAAACTGATTGCAAAGAAACTGATGGACGTGGAAGATTTCgtgtttgtaaaaataatttaag aaTGCGTCCAGCGATAGGAATTGGAAAGAACCAACCGCAGAACCGCGAGAGTCTCGTGAGCGGAGGACTGGCGGGAAATATGAGCAGCAACCAGCAGCCGAGTGATGATCGCATAACATTGATTGTCGATAACACCAGATTTATTTTGGACCCTTCGCTGTTTACTGCTCACCCCAACACGATGCTGGGTCGGATGTTCAGCTCCGGGATCGACTTTGCTCAGCCGAATGACCGCGGCGAGTACGAAGTCGCGGAGGGAATTTCCGCTATGGTATTTCGGGCGATATTGGAGTACTACAAGGGCGGGATTATCCGCTGCCCGCCTACAGTCACTGTCCAAGAGCTGAGAGAAGCTTGCGACTACCTCCTGGTACCTTTTGATGCCAATACTGTTAAGTGTCAGAATTTAA gagGATTGTTACATGAGTTGTCAAATGAAGGTGCTCGTTGTCAATTTGAAGTATTTCTTGAAGACTTAATACTGCCGCTGATGGTCAATAGTGCAAGACGTGGTGATCGTGAATGTCATATTGTTGTATTACTTGAAGATGATCTGGTTGACTGGGATGAAGAATACCCACCGCAAATGGGTGAAGAATATTCACAGa CGGTAAATAGCACAGCGATGTACCGTTTCTTCAAGTACATAGAAAACCGTGACGTAGCGAAGCAAGTAATGAAAGAACGaggtctaaaaaaaatccgtcTCGGTATCGAGGGTTACCCGacgtacaaagaaaaaataaagaagCGAGCTGGTGGACGTGCTGaggttatttataattacgtcCAGCGGCCTTTTATTCACATGTCTTGGGAAAAAGAGGAGGCCAAAAGCCGTCACGTGGACTTTCAGTGTGTAAAGTCCAAGTCGGTGACAAATCTAGCGGAAGCGACCGCTGACCCAGTGCTCGATGCCGGTGGCAACACACAACCCGCTGAAGACATACCCCAGCAGGAAGTTATTGCCGTCGGTTCTGATCCAGATGCCGAGGGCGCAATGGCTCTCCTGCCCGACATCGACCCTCGGCGACTTCTTCCCGACGATCTCTTGTGA